Proteins encoded in a region of the Neodiprion virginianus isolate iyNeoVirg1 chromosome 2, iyNeoVirg1.1, whole genome shotgun sequence genome:
- the LOC124297797 gene encoding uncharacterized protein LOC124297797, producing SYVEIFSNQSVNRQSLALAEPRDNTDFKPPNGNLHTSTYRRLGPESEEIGLSETHKKLEEINLKDDYITVYPHRSTLNMFSFSLTADDDERKDVLESSMCKLYPYNYGCTDYRTTSQIEYRLHFPMKPRPDPPEDKPWLFYRRTLSYADEGLTERNCNEMFYDQGMEMHNKIAIMKMERYRSYDPIIGKFTEPCKLALHKAKF from the exons TCGTATGTAGagattttttcgaatcaatcTGTGAACAGGCAATCACTAGCACTTGCAGAACCACGAGATAACACGGATTTTAAGCCACCTAATGGAAATTTGCATACATCCACATATCGGCGACTGGGTCCGGAGAGTGAAGAAATTGGATTATCAGAGACCCATAAAAAACTGGAAgagataaatttgaaagatgATTATATTACCGTTTATCCACACAGAAGTACTTTGAACATGTTCTCCTTCAGTTTAACAGCTGA TGATGATGAACGAAAGGATGTGCTGGAATCATCTATGTGTAAACTATATCCATACAATTACGGCTGTACAGATTATCGAACCACATCACAGATTGAGTATCGCCTTCATTTTCCTATGAAGCCAAGGCCAGATCCACCCGAAGATAAGCCGTGGCTTTTTTACAGACGTACACTGTCCTATGCAGATGAAGGTCTTACTGAgcgtaattgtaatgaaatgtTTTACGATCAGGGAATGGAAATGCATAACAAAATTGCCATTATGAAAATGGAACGTTATCGGTCGTACGATCCCATTATTGGAAAATTTACAGAACCTTGTAAACTTGCACTACATAAAGCTAAATTTTGA